One region of Roseiconus lacunae genomic DNA includes:
- a CDS encoding zinc ribbon domain-containing protein — protein sequence MSIKRLTCPGCGQSVNVPASMAKAQCPGCGQVFSTTQPVASPAKRVAPSPAAAKGQRDGATSADESKMLQWVLVLGVCFVAMGVLIVLTYFRVSGEKEQSKQAAEVAAAAEAKAEEEARRNIEYRVVDLPESTRMKIYRDYTAMTDSMGRNSKKVPSSGAAGKAFNQLMQTTADREVTHFALNHNISEEDVMQIVLEGQANDW from the coding sequence ATGTCTATCAAACGACTCACCTGCCCCGGATGTGGTCAATCGGTCAACGTCCCCGCTTCGATGGCCAAAGCCCAGTGTCCCGGTTGCGGTCAAGTGTTTTCCACCACTCAGCCGGTCGCCAGCCCGGCAAAACGCGTTGCCCCCAGCCCGGCAGCGGCAAAGGGCCAACGCGACGGCGCAACCAGCGCGGACGAAAGCAAAATGCTGCAGTGGGTGCTCGTCCTCGGTGTTTGCTTCGTTGCGATGGGCGTATTGATCGTGCTGACGTATTTCCGCGTCTCTGGCGAAAAAGAACAATCAAAACAAGCCGCGGAAGTCGCCGCTGCGGCAGAAGCCAAAGCGGAAGAAGAAGCCCGTCGTAACATCGAATATCGCGTCGTCGACCTTCCTGAATCGACACGAATGAAAATCTATCGCGACTACACAGCGATGACGGACTCGATGGGGCGAAATTCTAAGAAAGTTCCCAGCAGCGGCGCCGCCGGCAAAGCCTTCAACCAACTGATGCAAACGACCGCCGATCGGGAAGTGACGCATTTCGCACTGAATCACAACATCAGCGAAGAAGACGTGATGCAAATCGTCCTCGAAGGTCAGGCAAACGACTGGTAG